In Bacillus sp. SB49, a single window of DNA contains:
- the rpsO gene encoding 30S ribosomal protein S15 — MAITKQRKQELINEYKTHDNDTGSPEVQIAVLTEQITTLNDHLRTHKQDHHSRRGLLKMVGKRRNLLNYLRNKDITRYRELIKSLGLRR, encoded by the coding sequence ATGGCTATCACAAAACAACGTAAACAAGAACTAATCAATGAGTACAAAACTCATGACAATGACACTGGTTCTCCAGAAGTACAAATCGCTGTACTTACTGAGCAAATCACGACATTGAACGATCACCTGCGTACACACAAGCAGGACCACCACTCTCGCCGTGGATTGCTTAAAATGGTAGGTAAGCGTCGTAACCTATTGAACTACCTACGTAATAAAGACATTACACGTTACCGTGAGTTAATCAAGAGCCTTGGCTTGCGTCGTTAA
- the ribF gene encoding riboflavin biosynthesis protein RibF, with the protein METFHLSQSSPVDPLEIEPNVTAVGFFDGIHKGHQKVIKAAGRKADELGLKRAVMTFDPHPSVVLKNSGKKARYITPLGEKKAILKEMGIDYLFVVRFDKGLASLSPQDFVEHYFVGLHVKHVVAGFDFTYGYKGVGSMRTLPDDARGRLTHTVIEKVEKDQEKVSSTRIRKLLDTGEVSEVERLLGRPFYITGKVVSGEKRSRTSGYPTADIQVDESFYLPKPGVYAVSIRLKGKKLLGMANLEQKPMFYDTQHVSLEVHAFDFRGDWYGECLAVCFHQRIRSERNFSDTEEIAGQRKQDEAEVRTFFKRN; encoded by the coding sequence ATGGAAACGTTTCATTTATCGCAGTCATCGCCTGTAGATCCTTTGGAGATCGAGCCGAATGTAACGGCCGTCGGTTTTTTTGACGGTATTCACAAGGGTCATCAGAAGGTTATAAAAGCCGCGGGTAGGAAGGCAGACGAACTTGGTTTGAAGCGAGCGGTCATGACATTTGATCCTCATCCGTCGGTCGTATTGAAAAACAGCGGAAAAAAGGCAAGGTATATCACACCCCTTGGAGAGAAGAAAGCAATCCTTAAAGAAATGGGCATCGACTACCTATTCGTCGTCCGCTTCGACAAGGGGCTCGCTTCTTTGTCTCCACAAGATTTTGTTGAGCACTATTTTGTAGGACTGCATGTAAAACACGTCGTAGCCGGGTTTGATTTTACTTATGGATATAAAGGCGTGGGATCTATGCGTACACTTCCTGACGATGCCAGGGGCCGGTTGACTCATACAGTCATTGAGAAAGTGGAGAAGGATCAAGAGAAAGTCAGCTCCACGCGGATTCGGAAGCTGTTGGATACAGGGGAGGTCAGTGAAGTAGAACGGCTGCTCGGAAGACCCTTCTATATCACAGGGAAAGTTGTCTCCGGTGAAAAACGGAGCAGAACCAGTGGTTATCCGACCGCAGACATACAGGTGGATGAGAGCTTTTACCTTCCGAAACCGGGAGTGTACGCCGTTTCGATCCGTCTTAAAGGGAAGAAGCTGTTGGGTATGGCGAATTTAGAGCAGAAACCGATGTTTTATGATACCCAGCATGTAAGTCTGGAAGTGCATGCTTTTGATTTTCGTGGAGACTGGTACGGTGAATGTCTTGCGGTGTGCTTCCATCAGCGGATCCGCAGCGAGCGTAACTTTTCTGATACGGAGGAGATTGCGGGCCAGCGGAAGCAGGACGAAGCTGAGGTTCGTACATTTTTTAAGAGGAATTGA